In the Sarcophilus harrisii chromosome 1, mSarHar1.11, whole genome shotgun sequence genome, one interval contains:
- the LOC105749269 gene encoding acyl-CoA-binding protein gives MSQAEFERAAEEVKNLKAKPNDEEMLFIYSHYKQATVGDINTERPGMMDFRGKAKWDAWNSLKGKSKEEAMKAYIAKVEELKKKYGI, from the coding sequence ATGtctcaggctgaatttgaacgAGCTGCAGAAGAAGTCAAAAACTTGAAGGCCAAACCAAATGATGAGGAGATGTTGTTCATCTACAGTCACTACAAACAAGCCACAGTGGGAGATATAAACACAGAGCGCCCAGGTATGATGGACTTCAGAGGCAAAGCTAAGTGGGATGCCTGGAACTCTTTGAAAGGAAAATCCAAAGAAGAAGCCATGAAAGCTTACATTGCAAAAgtggaagaactgaaaaagaaatacgGAATATAA